In Portunus trituberculatus isolate SZX2019 chromosome 22, ASM1759143v1, whole genome shotgun sequence, one DNA window encodes the following:
- the LOC123507317 gene encoding Golgi to ER traffic protein 4 homolog has protein sequence MAQGKGIPRVLAKLKSSVEEGRYYEAHQMYRTLYFRYCSQQKYAEVLDLLYDGASLLLRHEQQTSGADLALLMLEVLEKSKTEPTEENITRIASLFSLLNHGTPERHQYLVRAVKWSCGDLHKLGHPRLHQLLAQTLWKEKNYGSARYHYLRSEDGGGCADMLVELHLLRGYPSEIDLFLTQAVLQYLCLQKKVAASEVFETYTKTHPTITKQRGPPFILPLLNFLWLLLSTIESGKVTYFTVLCEQYQPSLNRDPSYREYLDRIGQLFFNLPAPKPQPGPGGIFGNLIQGLLGGGLGDDDSDDEGHMGGASSSAHQVPLTAEELD, from the exons ATGGCTCAGGGTAAAGGAATTCCTCGGGTTCTTGCTAAATTGAAGTCGTCAGTAGAGGAAGGCAGGTACTATGAGGCCCATCAAATGTACAGGACTTTATACTTCAG GTATTGCAGTCAACAGAAATATGCCGAAGTGTTAGACCTCTTGTATGACGGTGCTTCTCTCCTGCTACGGCACGAACAG CAAACCAGTGGAGCAGACTTGGCCTTGCTAATGTTAGAGGTGCTGGAGAAGTCAAAAACAGAACCTACAGAGGAGAACATTACTCGGatagcaag CTTGTTCAGCCTTCTAAACCATGGCACTCCAGAGAGACACCAATACTTGGTCCGCGCCGTCAAGTGGTCCTGTGGTGACTTACACAAGCTGGGCCACCCGAGGCTCCACCAACTCCTGGCACAGACACTTTGGAAGG AGAAGAACTATGGATCAGCGCGTTACCACTACTTGAGGTCAGAGGACGGTGGAGGCTGTGCTGACATGCTGGTGGAGTTACATCTACTGAGAGGCTACCCTTCTGAGATAGATCTGTTTCTCACCCAGGCAGTGCTCCA GTACTTGTGTCTACAGAAGAAGGTGGCGGCCTCTGAGGTGTTTGAGACGTACACCAAGACACACCCAACCATCACCAAGCAGAGAGGTCCGcccttcatcctccctctcctcaacTTCCTCTGGCTTCTCCTCTCAACCATTGAAAG CGGCAAGGTGACTTATTTCACAGTCCTGTGTGAGCAATACCAGCCGAGCCTAAACAGAGACCCATCCTATCGGGAATACCTGGATCGCATCGGCCAGCTCTTCTTCAACCTTCCTGCACCAAAGCCTCAACCCGGACCAGGGGGAATATTTG GTAATCTAATCCAGGGTCTGCTTGGTGGTGGCTTGGGGGATGATGACTCAGACGACGAGGGGCACATGGGCGGCGCCTCGTCCTCGGCCCACCAGGTCCCGCTGACGGCCGAGGAGCTGGACTAA